AAGGCATTAAACAGGCAGAAATACCCTAATGACAAATGTTTGTATAGGCTGTTTTTTAAATGAAATGAGAAAAGTGAGGAAAAAGTGAGGATAAACCCTATAAATCCGGCAGATTGGCAAAATGCTGAGCCTTGAATATGGCCAAGAGCATCTCCTGGACATCATCCTTCTTGAACCTCCTTGTATCAAGCTGACTGACCAGGATATGGTCTGTGCCTGAATAATCAACACTGGCAATTGGAATAAAATCAACCCGTCCTGGAACAAACCATTTCGCCTCGACATACTTGACCTGAGGATCCTTAGGATCAGGCATGATACGATACTGCCCGATAGACTCAATCTCACGAATGACCAATTCTATTGATTCACGTTCTATGTAGAGCCTTGCCATAACAAGAGTATAGGCATTCAGTATAAATAATTTTTCTCGTCGTCACTAATCCAGACAAAGATGGCCGGACCGAAGAGACAAGCTAGACAGCGTTCAGGGAAACAGACTCCATCCTGACAATGCTGTGCTTGGCATGCCTGGCTGCAAAAGCATCATCGAGCTCATAGAACAGAGTATTGTCGACTTCATTGGTCCTGACAATAATCCCCTTCTCCATTATGGACCTGAGTATCTGCCTCACCTTCAGCTCAGTGAGGTTAGCCCTGCGGGCGATATCCTGCAGACTCAGCGGAGAACCGATGCTGAAGGTATAGAGCACAAGGAACACCTTCGCCTCCACCTCATCAAGAAAAATCTCCTCCTTAGCCTTCGGAAGGCTGTGGATCATGAGCTGGAGCTCATCCATCCTCTCCTCAAGCTTAGCGAGGCGAGCATCAAAATCAGAGAAAACAACTGAATTCTCCTGGATCTCCCGTGTATTCTCATTGATGGCTTCCCTGTGGTCATCCATCTCCTCTCGGATCGCATGGAAAGACCTCTTCAGAACCATATGCAAAGCTTCAAAATCCCCCGGAACATTCGCATCCCTTTTTTCCAAATCAATGACCCCGACGCCGGACAGCTTACCGGGCAAGGATTTATAAATATTTCCAATATGTTATCCTTATCAGCAGTGACTATATGAAAAGATTTTAAGACAATGAAACTGAGCAAATCCGGGCTCGCAATCGAGCTCTCAAAGCTGAAAGCCTTCGAGGATCCCTCAGCCAAGCAAGAGCAATACCCCACAGATTCCGAGATTGCAGCAGAAGTGCTGTGGCAGGCAAAAATGCTCGGAGATGTCGACGACAAAAAAATCTCGGACCTCGGGGCAGGCACAGGCATATTGGGGATAGGGGCACTGCTCCTCGGTGCAGAGGAATGCATATTTGTCGAGAAGGATGCAGATGCAGTCAAGATATGCAAAGAGAACATTGAAGGATATGATATAAATGCTGAAGTGATACAAGGGGATATCAATGATCTCAATGAGAAATGCGATGTCATCATAATGAATCCCCCGTTCGGCACAAAGAAGGAGCATGCAGACAAGAGATTCTTAGAGCAGGCATTCAGGACAGCAGACATAATATATTCATTCCACAAGACCAGCACTGAAAAATTTGTCAAGGCGATCGCAAAAGACCATGGATTCGATGTGACCAACAGATGGGATTTCTCATTCCCCTTGAAAAAAACACATAAGTTCCATAAGCGAAAGATACACAGGATAGAAGTCAGCTGCTTCAGGATGCAGAGGATGCAAGGCAAACATTTATAAATAAACCGAAGTTTTCCGGGTGCTATGGAGATCAAGGTTCTAGAGAACAAGAAGACAAGATTTGTGGCAGAGATTTCAGGAGTCGGCCACACATTCTGCAACGCCCTAGTCTCTGAACTGTGGAATGACAAGGACGTGACAGCAGCAGCCTACAGCATAGACCACCCGTTTGTGGGGGTGCCTAAGCTTGTGCTAGAGACAAAATCCAAGAGCCCGAAAGATGTCCTGAAAGATGCCTCGAAAAGGATCCAAAAGAATTCTGAAAGCTTTGCAAAAACATTCGCAAAGATGAAGTGAAGCAACACTTATTAACAAGTTCTAATCCCACCTCTCAATGATAAGAGAGTATAACATACGGCATATCAGGACATATGAGAATGCTATGAAGCTTATTTCTGGGCAGTCAGACGGCACCATGCTGACCGGTGATGATTACAGGGAAGCCAGGAGAATCATCGAAAGGCAAGCAAAATACCTGGCAGAATTAAAATATCCAATTGATGTCATACTGCATAGCCCTCAAGGAAGAACAACACATACAGTAGAGATCATAAAAGAATTCCTGCCGGATGTTCCAACTGATTCATTAGAGTACATGACTGAATATAATTGGGGGCCTTATGAGGCCCAACCAAAAACCGTCCTCGGAATGCCTACAAGGATATATGCAATAACACAAGATGATCCAAGAACCGAAAACATGAAACACTTCATCGACAGGGTGAATGAGTATCATGAAACACTGTTCGAAAGATACAAAGGCCTCAGCATACTGTCTGTCGGACATGGATTCTGGTTTGCAGTAAGAAGAAATCTTGCTTTAGGACAAGAACCATCTCCAGAGAACACCAGGATCCTCCATAATGGACAGTTCCACATATATGAATGGAAGGATAATGGAGAACTAATGGCCTGCAGATTCGGGAAAATGAAATCAAAGAAGCACTCACTTGCCGAAACGCCTTTGCCTGAGTGAGTATTCTTCCAGGCACTTGATGAAATCCTCTTCCTCAAAATCCGGCCAGAACTTGTCCAGAAAGATATATTCTGAATAGTCAGACTGCCAGAGCAGGAAACCTGAAGTCCTTTTTGCACCACCAGTCCTTATGATGAGGTCAGGAGCATCCTTCATATAAAGGTAATTCTCGAAGATCTTATTGGTTATCTGACCTGGCTTCAGCTTGCTGTCCTTGATATCTTTTGCCAGACTGTTGACAGCATCAATGATCTCGCCCCTGCCACCATAAGCCATTGCAAAATTTATAATAAACTTATCATGATGCTTTGTGAGCTCCATGATATCTCTCATTGCCTTTTCGATGTCATCAGGGAACATGCCAATCCTCCCTATGACCCTTATCCTTATCCGATTCTCAAAGATCCTCTTATCATCCTTCAATCTCTCAAAATTCTCCTTGAAGACCCTCATGAGATACTCAAACTCATCCTTCGGCCTGCCAAAATTCTCCAAGGAAAAAGCCCAGAGTGTGAGCTCCCTGATGCCAGACTCGTGAGCCCAGTCAACAAGAGCCTCAATCTTCTTGGCACCCCACTCATGACCCTTGAATGGATGATTTAGGAGCCTCTTTGCAAAACGCCTGTTGCCATCAAGTATTATAGCTACATGCTTCGGGGTGTTCTTAATCTTCATGGGTTCAGCAAAATGAGAATAATTTATAAAGGTTTTTGGGCATAAGATGAAAAATGAGCAGAATACATGAGGATGATATCAGGAAATTCCACCCAGATCCAGAAGGAATGGAAAGGGAGATAGGACTTATTGAGGAGAAAGAAAAAAGAGGACCTCTCCTAGCAATAATAGCTGTGTTCATCCTCATGCTCTTTGTGCTGATGATAATACCCCATTATTCAGTCAAAATGAATCCAGAGCCGCAGAAAATCCCAAAGCTGGATGAGGTGCTGACCGACAGGAACTTCAGCTTCAACACATATGAATATGAGAATCCCTATGATATGCCCCAATTCGTGGAATCAAAAGACCCGACTGTAAAAGGTGTAGCAGACAGGATTGCGACACAGAGCTGCCCTGAAGGAGGAAGGATATGCCATGCAAAAGCCATGTTCTACTTTGTGCGCGACAATTTCGAATATGTCAATGACCCTGCCAGGTATGAATATGTCAAGACAGCAAAAGAATCATTCCTGAACCATGGCGGGGACTGCGATGACGCATCAGTCCTTCTGGCGACACTTGAAGAGGCTGTCGGCGTGCCGGCACGGTTCATCTTCATACCTGGGCATGTCTATGTACAGATATTCCTGCCAGAAGCGCCTGCCAGATACAAGCAAGAAGGATGGATAAGCCTGGACCCCACCTGCCAAAGCTGCGGGTTCGGAGAAGTGCCGTACAAGAACATAGGTGCAGACAATAGAGTGGTCGGATAAGCCAATAAAGTCTGAAAGGCCTGAATCCTTTGTTTATAACCAATCTGATGCATTCAGTAACATTTAAATAAGACCTGTTTTCCATGAACAGCTTGGCATCCCGTATACTATAGCCACCTTTTGGACTATAGTAGGGTGGAACAATGGAACAGAAAGATATCATAAAGGCCGTGAAACAGGCCAGGGAATCTAAGAAAAGGAATTTCAAACAGGGCTTTGACCTAATCATAAACCTGAAGAACATAGACCTCAAGAAACAGGACAACCAGATAGACCTCTATGTCATGGTCAAGCACCCTCCGAAGAAGAAAAAGATATGCGCACTCATCGGCGCAGAGCTGAAAGATGAGGCTTCAAAAGTCTGCGATCTGGCGATACTGTCAGACAGCTTCCCTGAATATTCTGAAAAGAAGAAAGCAAGGCAGCTTGCGCAGGATCATGATTACTTCATAGCACAGGCGAATGTGATGCCAAAGGTGGCCAACATATTCGGCCGAGTGTTCGGCGTCAGGGGAAAGATGCCCAACCCGAAAGCAGGATGCGTAGTGCCCCCGAAAGCAAACCTCGGCCCGCTCTATGAAAAGCTCCAGAACACGATAAGGGTCACTGCAAAATCAGCTCCCATAGTGCAATGCGGGCTCGGCAATGAGGAGATGAAGGACGAGGACCTCGCAGACAATGTGCACACGATCTACAATGCAGTCCTCCATAAGCTCCCCAACGAGAGGAACAACATAAAATCAGTCTTTGTCAAGTTCACAATGGGAAAACCTGCACCAGTGAAATTTTAGGATGACCAAATGAAAGCGCATGTAGCACAATACAAGAAGGACAATGTGAAGGAATTCACAAAGCTCCTGAAAGACTATCCAATAATCGGGACTGTGAATCTCGAAAACCTTCCGACTGCACAGCTGCAGCAGATGAGAGGGCAGCTGCGAAATGCGATGGTCCTGAAGGTCACGAAAAGAAGGTTCATAAATATCGCGATCGACAATGCAGCAAAGGACAAACCAGGGCTTGAGAAGCTCAAAGAGCATCTTCCCGGGATGCCTGCGCTGTTCTTCACCAAGGAGAACCCTTTCAAGCTCTACAAAATCATACAGAAAAGCAAGTCAAATGCCCCTGCCAAGGCCGGCCAGACAGCGCCAAGAGACATCACAGTCCAGCCAGGCCCGACAAACTTCGCTCCGGGGCCGATCATCTCAGACCTTGCAGGTGTAGGGATCAAGGCGGGTATAGAGAACGGCAAAGTGGCTATAAAAGCAGAATCCACCATAGTCAAGAAAGGCGCCATCATCAATGAGAAGCAGGCAGGCATAATGGCGAAGCTCGGCATAGAGCCGATGGAGATAGGACTCAATGTCGTCGCTGTATACGAGAACGGGATCATATTCACATCTGACATCATGGGAGTCGATGAGACAGAATACATCAACAAGATATCACAGGCTGCAAGCTGGGCATTCAACCTCGCAGTCGAAGCAGGCATCATGACAAAAGAGACAACAGAGCATCTCATAGTCAAGGCCTTCACAGAGGCCAAGGCACTGGCAATAAGCCAGAACATCTATGGAAAAGATGTGATCGACCAGATAGTTGCAAAAGCGAACAACCAAATGTTGGCGCTGAAGACACAATTGAACTTATAATTCAGGAGGGATTAAGATGGAATACGTATATGCTGCAATGTTGTTGCACAAAGCCGGCCAGAAGATAGATGAAGCCAATGTCAAGAAAGTGCTAGAAGCTGCAGGAGCAAAGGCTGATGAAGCCAAGACAAAAGCTCTCGTCGCTGCCCTAGACGGCGTAAATATCGACGAGGCCATCAAGAAGGCAGCAGTAGTCGCTGCACCAGCCGCAGCACCGGCCGCAGGAGGAGCTGCACCGGCAGAGAAGAAGGAAGAGAAGCCCAAGGAAGAGAAGAAATCGGCTGAAGAAGCTGCAGCAGGACTGGGCGCCCTGTTCGGATAATATTTTCCCTTTTCATTTTTGAGGGATCAATGCTAAATGTGGTAATCAATGATAAGCGATGAAGAGAAGCAGGAAATATACGGGAAACTAAAGGATTTCCGCAGCGAGATTTCTAGACTGAAGAATGAGCTGAACCAGGTCAATGACGAGAAAGAAGCATGGTTCGCCAAGAAGCAGGAATACGGCAAGCAGATCAAGACACTCATCTCTGACATAACAGCCTCAAGGAAGAAAAGAGACGAGCTCACCAGAAACGTCAAGGAGCTCAAGAAAGAGAGAGGCCAAGTGGCAGAGGGCATAAAGAAGAGCATAGAAGAAGTCAAGAAAGTGAATGCCGAGAAGGACAAGGCGGCACAGGACCAGCAGGCCAGGGTCAATCCGAAGAGGCTGATGGAAGACATAGAGAAGCTCGAGATGCAGATCGAAACAAATGTCATGAGCTTTGACAAGGAGAAGAAGCTCATGAAAGAGATAAAATCCATGAAGAAGCAGCTCGGCGAAGCGAAAGGCGCCTCCAACATATGGCAGAAGTCAAGGGACCTGTCCAAGACGATAAACGAGATGAAGAAGAAAGCGGATGCTGTGCATAACCAGATACAGACCATGGCAAAGCAATCACAGGTGCTCCATGAGGAGCTCATAACAAAGTCAAAGGAAGTGGATGAGCTCAAGAAGAAAGAGGAAGAAGCATACAAGAAATTCTCAGAACTCAAAGAAAAGTTCAATTCTGTCAATGAGCAGCTCAAGAAGAAGCTCGAAGAAGCAGGCATGGCGCATGAAAAGGTCAAGGAAGCCAAAGAGGACAGCTTCAAGGAGAAGAAGAAAAGAGAGACAGCGACATTGAAAGACAAACAGGACGCGATAAATGAGAAGATAGCCCGCGGAGAGAAATTGACTACAGAAGACCTTCTAGTGCTGCAGTCGTTCGATGATGAAGGCAATTAATTCTAAGAATTCATCAAGTCATAGATGAAACCAAGATAATAACAGAAGCCCATGAGCACTGAGGATATCAGGGCCCAGACAACAATCATGTTGAGCTGCTGCAGAATAAGCGCATTCTTGAAGTTGGGCATGAAGAACAATGCTCCAACGCAGATGACAAAGCCGATGAATCCTGCAAGTGATTTCCCTGTGTGATACATGATAATGATTTTTTGAGATATTATTTAAATAGTTTTTTATTTTCAATATGGAATAATTAAATTTCTTTATCAATGAGTGATAAATTATTAATATGAGTGGGTTGCCAGCTGCCTGGTGAGGGCGAGGGTGATCCACTATGAATGAAGAACCAAATAAGATGCAAAGACCAGAAACACCGATCAAAACACAAGAGCAATATTTTCGTTCTAACATTGTTGAATGGTGCAAAGATGGAACAGTTGTCCACCTCATAGATGGAAGATACTGCATGAGCCACATGGGAGAGTACATGAAGAGGGATTATTATTTGTAATCTTTTCCGGTATACCTCTTCATCATCAATGAATTTGTGACCACACTCACACTGGAAAATGCCATGGCTCCGCCAGCAATTATCGGTGACAAGAGCCAGCCTGTGACATGGTACAAGATACCTGCAGCAACAGGGATGCTGATGATGTTATAGAAGAAAGCCCAGAAGAGGTTCTGCCTTATCTTTCTCATCGCATACCTGCTCAGATCCATTGCCCTGACAACATCCATCATGTCGTTCCTCACAAGCACAATATCACCTGACTCAATAGCGACATCTGTACCTGAACCAATAGCAATGCCAATATCTGCCTGAGCCAAAGCAGGGGCATCATTTATCCCATCGCCGACCATTGCGACTAAACCTCTCTTCTGCAGCTTCCTGACCTCTCTAGCCTTGTCCTGGGGGAGAACTTCAGCAAGGACATGATCAATGCCAAGCTGGGCAGCTATTGCTTCACCAGTGCGCCTGTTGTCGCCAGTCATCATCACAACTTTCTTGCCCATCATCCTGAGCTTCTTGACAGCAGCAACAGAACTTCTCTTGGGGGTGTCAGCGACAGCTATCAGGCCGAGAGCCTTCGTATCAGCAAGAACCATCACAGTCTTGCCCTGCTTCTCCAGGTCCTGAATCTTTCTCTCAGCTTTGGATATTGAGATCTTTCTTGACTTCATGAGTTTCCTGTTGCCAAGATAATATGCCTTTCGATTGTAAGATGCCTTTATCCCGCTGCCGACAAAAGCCTTGAAGGAATCTGCATCAGGAAGCTTCATCCTTTTCTGCTTAGCAGCACCAACAATTGCATCTCCCAGAGGATGCTCTGAACCCTTCTCTAGAACAGCAGCAATCCTGAGCAATGAATCCTGCTTCTCTTTCCCAAGAGAAACAATGTCTGTGACAACAGGCTTACCCTCTGTCAGGGTGCCAGTCTTGTCAAATACAATTGTGTCCATCTTATGGGCCTGCTGAAGTGCAGAAGCGCTCTTTATCAGGATACCATGCTGAGCAGCCAGACCTGTGCCTACCATTACAGCAGTCGGTGTGGCAAGACCAAGCGCACATGGACAGGCAATGATCATCACAGCAACAAAAATAGTAAGTGCAAAAGCAAAGCCGAAACCGAGGAAATACCATATCAATGCTGATATAATCGCGATCAAAACAACAACCGGGACAAAATAAGCTGAGATGATGTCAGCAAGCTTCTGGATAGGGGCTTTGGAGCCCTGTGCATCCTCGACAAGCTGTATGATCTGAGCAAGGAAAGTATCAGAGCCTATCTTCGTTGCCCTGAACCTGAAAGATCCTGATTTGTTTATAGTGGCTCCGATAACCTTGGCCCCTTTAGATTTCTCCACTGGAATTGATTCTCCTGTGATCATTGACTCATCAACAGAAGAATGGCCCTGAGTCACAATGCCATCAACAGGGATCTTCTGGCCTGGCTTCACAACAACAGTATCCCCTACAACAACCTGGTTGATCGGTATGATTAACTCCTTCCCTTTCCTGAAAACTGCAGCGGTCTTAGGCTGCAGTCCCATCAGATTCTTGATCGCTTCAGATGTCTTGCCCTTGGCAACAGCCTCAAGATACCTGCCAAGCATGATGAAGACGACAAGAAGACCGGCAACCTCAAAATACAAATCATTAGAACCGTAATTTTGACTGCCAGACCAAATCATGATCGCTATGAACAAGCTGTAGAGGTATGCAGATCCAGTGCCCAGGGCAACAAGAGTATCCATGGTAGCTGTGCCAGATTTGAATATCGTCGATATGCCCCTTGTGTAGAAATGATAATTAGCAATCAGTATTGGTGTTGTGAGAATAATCTGGATCAGTGCCATGTTCCGTAATATGAAATCCGGGAGAGCTATGCCAATATGAGGGGCCATTGCAAAGACCAACAATGGAAAGCCCAAGACTACAGAGAAGATAAGCTGCTTCTTTATTGTCAGAATCTCTTTCTGCCTGGCCTTCTTCTCATGATCAACAGAAGCTGAAGCCAGAGAATAACCAATACCCCCGATAGTCTTCTTTATGAGCTTCATATCCAGCTCATCCTTGTGGGACACTGTAGCCTTATGAGTAGCGTAGTTGACAGTGGCATTGTCTATACCGGGAACCTTCTTCAGCTTGCGTTCAATCCGTGCAGCGCAGGAAGCGCAATGCATCCCTCCTATCGGCAGATCTGTCTTCTTCATTGTATTCTTACCTTATAATCCCCTTCTGACTCTATCGAACTGATGATATTCTTGCTTGATCTTTCTGTCTTAATGGTGAGGACTCCTATCTTAGATTTCTCATCAACCTTGAATGATGAGATCTTCGCTCCCTGCTCTTCCATGATATCCTCAATAAGACCTTTGCATGCTTTGCAATGCAATCCTTTAATCTCTAATTCCATCTTAAGACCTCCAGAAAAGAAAGGTTATGCAAACCTTCTCTTGCCTGCTGCAAGATCTGCCTTGTTGATGACTAGACTATCACCTTGGACCTTGCTTGGCAGAAAACCAGGCCAGCAACCACCACCCATGGTGTTCTCAGTGCCTAAACCGCTTAGGGGATACTTGTTGCCACAATTATTGCAGACCATCTGATCACCTTCCTGTCTATAACCCTTTTTCTGTGCACCACAGACATCACAGGCATCAAAAGCGGTCTTGATAGAGCCGTCACTGTCTTTCACTGCAAAGAACCTGACAGCAACACCATTTACAGCATATTCATAAAACTGAGCTGTCGATGAGATCTGCGATGTTGGAATGCTCATGACCCCTGTCGCAGCAATAGCATTGCCTGCAACACCTGATGGCTTCAGCACATAACCTAAAGCAATGACGACAAACAATATCAAAACAGCATATCCTTTCTTCATCTTAGATACCCCCTCAGCCGCCAGTGCAACCGGCACCTGAACTATCATAATCACCATAGCCACCACAACCGCCACCACAACCAGTTTTGCCACAACCTCCAGCCCCGCCGCACCCTATTGATCCTGCTTCAGCAGTATTTGCACTAACTGCTTTGAGGCCATCCTGGGCAACAGCTCCTGTTGAATCATCAAGGACTGTAGCAGGATACTCGCTGAAAACCTCCAATTGCAGCATCTGCTCTTTTGATGTCTGAGATGAATCATAAGATACATCAAAATCATTGGGGAAGCTGAATCTGACAGATTCAACTCCGGCCACAGTCTTAAGCTCATTTGAGATAAGAGGGGCGTGACCAGGGCAGGGTATATCAACACTTATCTTGAGCAGTGAATCAGGTGAACCGGGGATCCCTGCAGATGATGCTGAAGGGGAAGCTATTGAGATATTGGCCATCAGAGGGAATATCAGGAAAAAGAGCACAATATTTATCCCAACTGTAGAGCCATACATTGAAGCCAAGTACTTCCATTTCTTCCTGACACCCTCAAAAGAGAGGAGGGAATTCCTCCTCAGATAGAGGGCACTCGAGAGGGTTGCGAAAAGAATCGAAATGCCAATCAGGAAATGGAAAAAGTAACGGTTCATCAGCAAGGGCTTGAAGAACTGCATCAGCACAGTGACTCCCAGCACAGAACCGATTATGAAAGCTATACAGCCAATGTGCGGGATAAGACCATATCCAAGACCCTGCCAAAAAGTATGCTTCCTCTTCTCTCCATTTACACCATCAATAGCGTAACCAAGATCCAAGACCTTGCTCTTGATCTCATCCAGACTAATAATATCCTGGTCATACTTAATATCTGCAGTGCCCTTATCCAAAAATACCTCAATCCTCTGCACACCTTCCAGCTTTATCAGGCGCTTCTCAATAGTCCTGACACAGCTCTGGCATGTCATACCATCAATCCTAAATGTCTCATCCTTCATGTCAAAAACCTCCATAATGAGTTTGATGACAATACAAAAGTTGAAACAGCATATTATATATTGTATGAAACCAGTTTCATTGCCATAAGAACAGATTCAGTGCTTGAGAACAACCACATTGGTCATGCCGCGCCTCTTGCGCTCTATCAGACCTTTACCTTCAAGCCTGTCAAGAAGCCTAGTGACCTTGACCTTGCTCATATTAGTCTTCTCGACCAGGTCTGACTGGAAAATGGTGCCATCAGAAGATGCCAGGGCAGCCATGATGAGCTTCTCATCATTGCTGAGATCCTTTGGAAGGGCTTTCCGGGGCTTTTTATCGAATGATTCCTTGTCACCCCATAACACCAGATAGATACCTCCGATAATAACAAAGACCATGATCACAATACCTATATTTGTCTGGACATCAAGGGTCTGCCACATGGGACATTCTGATCCATGGGTACAGGATGCATTGACAATATCAGTCAAGGCCCTGTTGAATAGGTATACAATAAATCCTATCAAAACTGCAATGCCTATAATCAACAATCCCACTGTGCGGTTCTTCATTTTACTTAACAATAGTTTATTATTTATAAATGTTTCCATATGCACGGCCTTGAAAAGGGAAATCCATTTATACCAGGATATATTAACAATTGTTAATAAATCCATGAAAGGGGGTGAATGAGATGCATGAACTGCCAAAACTGGATTATGGATATGATGCACTTGAGCCGCATATCGATGAAAAGACAATGAGGATCCACCACACAAAGCACCATCAGGGATATGTAGACAAATTGAATGAAGCAGTCAAAGGCACAGAGTTCGAGAGCATGACTGCAGAAGGGCTGCTGATGCACCTGGAAAAGGTGCCGGAGAGGATCAGGACTGCTGTAAGAAACAATGGAGGGGGGCATTATAACCACTCCCTTTTTTGGAAAGTGATAGGACCTGACTGTGGGGGAAAACCCGGCGGAAAGCTAGGAGACGACATCCAGAAGAAATGGGGAAGCTTCGAGAAATTCAAAGAAGAATTCTCAAATGCAGCAGCAATAATATTCGGCAGCGGATGGGCGTGGTTAGTTGCGGACAAAGGGAAACTCGAGATAACCATCACAGCAAACCAAGACAGTCCTATAAGCAAGGGAAAGATGCCTCTCATAGGGTTAGATATCTGGGAGCACGCATACTACCTCAGATATCAGAACAAGAGGCCGGAGTATATCAAAGCCTGGTGGAATATGGTTGATTGGAAGCGAGCAGATGAAAGATATAGAAGGGCTTTATAAACCACAATATATAAAAGGGGCGAGCTTTCACTTTAAGGCATGCTGAATGATGAAACAAGAAAGGAGCTTGAAAAGCAGCAATACCGCCTTGTAGGGAACCACAGCGCTGTGAAGATATGTGGCTGGACAAAGAAGATGATAAAAGGGGAAGGATGCTGCTACAAGGAGAGATTCTACGGCATAATGAGCAACCAGTGCCTGCAGATGACCACAGCATTATCATGCGCCAACAGATGCCAATTCTGCTGGAGAGGATACAAAGCACCAGTATCAATAAAATGGGAAGGACCTATAGATGAACCCAACACCATCATTGATGGATGCATGGAAGAGCATCACGACCTGCTCGCAGGACTGAAAGGATACAAGAAGGTGAATATGGGAGCTTATGAGAGATCCAAAAATATCAGGCATGTCGCCCTGTCCTTGACCGGAGAGCCGATAATATACCCGAAGATCAATGAGATAATATCAGAATTCCACAGACGCAAGATATCGACATTCCTCGTGACAAACGCACAATACCATGAAGAGATAAACAACCTGGGACCTGTGACACAGCTCTACCTGAGCATCGGGGCGCCGAACAAGGAACTCCTGAAAGAGATCGAAAAGCCGCTGTTCCCTGACTATTGGGAGAGACTGCACAAAAGCCTTGAAAATCTGGCCAAAAAAAAGCACAGGACATGCATAAGGCTCACGATGGTAAAGGACA
The Candidatus Woesearchaeota archaeon DNA segment above includes these coding regions:
- a CDS encoding methyltransferase, encoding MKLSKSGLAIELSKLKAFEDPSAKQEQYPTDSEIAAEVLWQAKMLGDVDDKKISDLGAGTGILGIGALLLGAEECIFVEKDADAVKICKENIEGYDINAEVIQGDINDLNEKCDVIIMNPPFGTKKEHADKRFLEQAFRTADIIYSFHKTSTEKFVKAIAKDHGFDVTNRWDFSFPLKKTHKFHKRKIHRIEVSCFRMQRMQGKHL
- a CDS encoding DNA-directed RNA polymerase subunit L: MEIKVLENKKTRFVAEISGVGHTFCNALVSELWNDKDVTAAAYSIDHPFVGVPKLVLETKSKSPKDVLKDASKRIQKNSESFAKTFAKMK
- a CDS encoding histidine phosphatase family protein; this translates as MIREYNIRHIRTYENAMKLISGQSDGTMLTGDDYREARRIIERQAKYLAELKYPIDVILHSPQGRTTHTVEIIKEFLPDVPTDSLEYMTEYNWGPYEAQPKTVLGMPTRIYAITQDDPRTENMKHFIDRVNEYHETLFERYKGLSILSVGHGFWFAVRRNLALGQEPSPENTRILHNGQFHIYEWKDNGELMACRFGKMKSKKHSLAETPLPE
- the uppS gene encoding di-trans,poly-cis-decaprenylcistransferase, translating into MKIKNTPKHVAIILDGNRRFAKRLLNHPFKGHEWGAKKIEALVDWAHESGIRELTLWAFSLENFGRPKDEFEYLMRVFKENFERLKDDKRIFENRIRIRVIGRIGMFPDDIEKAMRDIMELTKHHDKFIINFAMAYGGRGEIIDAVNSLAKDIKDSKLKPGQITNKIFENYLYMKDAPDLIIRTGGAKRTSGFLLWQSDYSEYIFLDKFWPDFEEEDFIKCLEEYSLRQRRFGK
- a CDS encoding transglutaminase domain-containing protein, yielding MSRIHEDDIRKFHPDPEGMEREIGLIEEKEKRGPLLAIIAVFILMLFVLMIIPHYSVKMNPEPQKIPKLDEVLTDRNFSFNTYEYENPYDMPQFVESKDPTVKGVADRIATQSCPEGGRICHAKAMFYFVRDNFEYVNDPARYEYVKTAKESFLNHGGDCDDASVLLATLEEAVGVPARFIFIPGHVYVQIFLPEAPARYKQEGWISLDPTCQSCGFGEVPYKNIGADNRVVG
- a CDS encoding 50S ribosomal protein L1; translated protein: MEQKDIIKAVKQARESKKRNFKQGFDLIINLKNIDLKKQDNQIDLYVMVKHPPKKKKICALIGAELKDEASKVCDLAILSDSFPEYSEKKKARQLAQDHDYFIAQANVMPKVANIFGRVFGVRGKMPNPKAGCVVPPKANLGPLYEKLQNTIRVTAKSAPIVQCGLGNEEMKDEDLADNVHTIYNAVLHKLPNERNNIKSVFVKFTMGKPAPVKF
- a CDS encoding 50S ribosomal protein L10 yields the protein MKAHVAQYKKDNVKEFTKLLKDYPIIGTVNLENLPTAQLQQMRGQLRNAMVLKVTKRRFINIAIDNAAKDKPGLEKLKEHLPGMPALFFTKENPFKLYKIIQKSKSNAPAKAGQTAPRDITVQPGPTNFAPGPIISDLAGVGIKAGIENGKVAIKAESTIVKKGAIINEKQAGIMAKLGIEPMEIGLNVVAVYENGIIFTSDIMGVDETEYINKISQAASWAFNLAVEAGIMTKETTEHLIVKAFTEAKALAISQNIYGKDVIDQIVAKANNQMLALKTQLNL
- the rpl12p gene encoding 50S ribosomal protein P1; the protein is MEYVYAAMLLHKAGQKIDEANVKKVLEAAGAKADEAKTKALVAALDGVNIDEAIKKAAVVAAPAAAPAAGGAAPAEKKEEKPKEEKKSAEEAAAGLGALFG